The Chryseobacterium nakagawai genome has a segment encoding these proteins:
- a CDS encoding DUF695 domain-containing protein, whose protein sequence is MEEKQLEKELNYKGFWDWFLTKEKDFYEVVKSHSRETIEKDFFDLIAPMLSQINEGYYFLTGMSDDSTAELVLTADGEIMNIVFIEELINAAPQLNHWKFTALKPAMDIKSVNVTMGDYKFTKDNIFFYSNEQEEYPDEIDLVFIYDGNVENKEAITTGVCIFLDNFLGELNFATQIDTFTVVGKDKATKELVPIEKLKDFLSWREREFTEKYKSVKRADMEEEFSVLRAALDNEKPLIACMNLPLLNYDAKASYPWISVLKFYYNGENNDGLPEKGDFEKLSDIEDKTIQDLKEKGYLYIGRETADNNKESFFAGKDFREISKVFKTIKDTNPEYKISFRIFKDKYWQYFKYYNNAV, encoded by the coding sequence ATGGAAGAAAAGCAATTGGAAAAAGAGCTTAATTATAAAGGCTTTTGGGATTGGTTTTTAACAAAAGAAAAAGACTTTTATGAAGTCGTTAAAAGCCATAGTCGGGAAACTATTGAAAAAGATTTTTTTGACCTTATTGCTCCCATGCTCAGTCAAATCAATGAAGGATATTATTTTCTGACCGGAATGAGTGATGATTCTACGGCAGAATTAGTTCTTACAGCAGATGGAGAGATCATGAATATTGTTTTTATTGAAGAACTTATTAATGCTGCCCCTCAGCTCAATCATTGGAAGTTTACTGCTTTAAAACCGGCAATGGATATAAAGAGTGTAAATGTCACAATGGGAGATTACAAATTTACAAAGGATAATATTTTTTTCTATTCCAATGAACAGGAAGAATATCCTGATGAGATTGATCTTGTCTTTATTTACGATGGGAATGTTGAAAACAAAGAGGCTATCACAACAGGAGTCTGTATTTTTTTAGATAATTTTTTAGGGGAATTAAATTTTGCCACACAGATTGATACATTTACTGTTGTAGGAAAAGATAAGGCCACAAAAGAACTTGTTCCTATAGAAAAATTGAAAGATTTTTTGTCGTGGAGAGAAAGAGAATTTACAGAAAAGTATAAGAGCGTAAAGAGAGCTGATATGGAGGAAGAATTTTCTGTTCTCAGAGCTGCTTTAGACAATGAGAAACCTCTTATCGCCTGTATGAATCTTCCTTTACTGAATTATGATGCAAAAGCTTCCTATCCATGGATTTCAGTTCTTAAATTTTATTATAACGGAGAGAATAATGATGGGCTTCCTGAAAAAGGAGATTTTGAAAAATTAAGTGATATTGAAGATAAAACCATTCAAGATCTAAAAGAAAAAGGATACTTGTATATAGGAAGAGAAACAGCGGATAATAATAAGGAAAGCTTTTTTGCCGGTAAAGATTTTAGAGAAATTTCTAAAGTTTTTAAAACCATAAAAGATACCAACCCCGAATATAAAATCTCATTCAGAATCTTTAAAGATAAATATTGGCAGTATTTTAAATACTATAATAATGCTGTTTAA
- the hutI gene encoding imidazolonepropionase, which translates to MKLIGPFKQVVTLANLPLRGKLTDEQLEIIVNGGIIVENETIQRIGDFETLKNENPTIEIEIIEGEQVVLPAFVDSHTHICFGGNRANDFAMRNAGKTYLEIAESGGGIWSSVQHTRNASEEELLKTLLERIKFLVDLGITTIEIKSGYGLDVANELKMLRMIKKAQESTKATLVPTCLSAHLKPRDFEGSNPEYLDYILTEILPKVKEENLANRVDIFIEKSAFQPEESKEFLLKTKDLGFEITVHADQFTPGSSRIAVEVGAKSADHLEATIDEDIDFLAQSDTVATALPGASLGLGEKFTPARKLLDAGAIVAIASDWNPGSAPMGNLITQASILATFQKLTTAEVLAGMTYRAAYALNLEDRGKLETGKKADFVTFKTNNFQNVLYNQGSLSAEHVYIDGELVD; encoded by the coding sequence ATGAAATTAATAGGCCCATTTAAGCAGGTTGTAACACTTGCCAATCTTCCATTAAGAGGAAAACTTACTGACGAACAATTAGAAATTATTGTGAATGGAGGAATAATCGTTGAAAATGAGACCATTCAGAGAATTGGTGATTTTGAGACGTTAAAAAATGAAAATCCAACAATAGAAATAGAAATCATTGAAGGAGAACAGGTGGTTCTTCCAGCCTTTGTAGATTCGCATACTCATATCTGCTTCGGAGGAAACCGTGCCAATGACTTTGCCATGCGTAACGCGGGAAAAACTTACCTGGAGATCGCGGAAAGTGGTGGCGGAATCTGGAGCTCCGTACAGCATACAAGAAATGCTTCAGAAGAAGAATTACTAAAAACATTATTAGAAAGAATCAAGTTCCTTGTTGATCTTGGAATTACAACCATTGAGATTAAAAGCGGTTATGGATTGGATGTAGCCAACGAGCTGAAGATGCTTCGAATGATTAAAAAGGCACAGGAATCTACAAAAGCAACATTGGTTCCTACCTGTCTTTCGGCTCATTTAAAGCCAAGGGATTTCGAAGGAAGCAATCCGGAATATCTGGACTATATCCTTACTGAGATTCTTCCAAAAGTAAAAGAAGAGAATTTGGCAAATCGTGTTGATATCTTTATTGAAAAATCAGCGTTCCAGCCTGAAGAAAGTAAAGAATTTTTACTTAAAACTAAAGATTTAGGTTTTGAAATTACGGTTCATGCCGACCAGTTTACACCAGGAAGTTCAAGAATTGCAGTAGAAGTGGGAGCAAAATCAGCAGATCATTTGGAGGCAACCATTGATGAAGATATAGACTTCCTTGCACAATCTGATACTGTTGCAACAGCCCTTCCGGGAGCAAGCTTAGGCTTGGGGGAAAAATTCACACCGGCAAGAAAATTATTGGATGCAGGAGCCATAGTAGCGATCGCAAGTGACTGGAATCCGGGATCAGCCCCAATGGGGAACTTAATCACGCAAGCATCTATTTTAGCGACTTTCCAAAAGCTGACAACAGCTGAGGTATTAGCCGGAATGACTTATCGGGCTGCTTATGCCCTTAATTTGGAAGATAGAGGAAAACTTGAAACAGGTAAAAAAGCCGATTTTGTGACTTTTAAAACCAATAATTTCCAGAATGTTCTTTATAATCAGGGAAGCCTGAGCGCTGAACACGTTTATATTGATGGAGAGCTAGTTGACTAG